The DNA window CATTAATAGCCAGTTTTTTCGTAATATTACTGTTCTAGCTCGTTTATAACATAATGTAAATTAGGCAGAAGCTATAATAAGCAAGGGTCTGGTACTTGTTAGTCTTTCAAGTAATTGGTTGAATTCGGCTTCACATAGAATGGAACAGGTACAGAGCTCAGAACTGGACAGGAATGGCTTAGTACTTGGACTTTAAACAAGTCTGTTCGCATTACAAAATATATGGCTTAACTGAAATTAACGATCTATTAAGGTGTGAAGCACGTAATGACCAAGTTTCAGCATGGCACTTCAACACCGAAATCAACCCATACCCAAAATGCCACGCATGCCGAACCACTCTTAAACAGTTTGCTAGGTGTTTTCACCAAAATTGCCACCATTTCTTAGGTTCTGAAGGCTTGGTGTCTTCTAAATTTTCAATTTCCGACGAGTTACATTCTGAGTTAAGTATTTCCTTCATCATAGCCTCGAAAGCTGGGGTACTAACCTGTTGAAGAGTTAACAGGGCCTGCTTTACATATGGATCAACCAAATCCACATTCAAACCATTAGCTAGAGCTTCTTCTACACACCAACGCTCAAGCTTTGGGGTGTTAAAGGAAAGCCTTACACTATCGTAGTTTTCACGGTCCACCCAGTAATAAATGGCTGGATAATCCCCTTTCGGCAATGAGTCAACACTATCAAATTCACCAACATACTCAGGTGTTGATTGGTTTTCTCGATTCATTCGATTATGTAAAAATGGAAATAGATCGATATGATCCATATATACCTCCTTGTATGACACTCTGACAACTAGCGACCGCTTAAGCGGACTAAAATGGTGGGTTAAAATGTGTAGCTGATAAAAATAACCCCACTGTTTTAATTACGTTTTAAAGCGCTTATTAGCAGTTACGACTATTTTACTCGTAAAATTTATTAATAAGATTTTGTAAATTAACACCTTCGATTATAAATTTAAGCTTTTGCTCATATTCCTTTTGTATTTTAAATTTCAATCTTTTGTGTAACTGTACCGATACAAGGTTACTTATATGTACGTAGCTGATTAATGCGCTTGGCTTTTCTTTATTTAATTCTTTTGCAAGTGATTTTAAAAGAGACTTAAGAGCAGCACCACCTCGATGTAAAGGGTGAACTTGTAAAGACAAAATGAAACAATTTCCATTTTCTAAAAAATCATATTGAATATAACCTACCAACTGTAAGTCATGATTATATTCAATAAGCTTAACCCCATCAGATATCTCTTTAATCAGCTCATTCTTTCTAGCGTCATAGGAAAACTCATCATTAGAATTCAAAAGAATATTACTCATATTAAGTTTGTCTAATTCAACGATGCCTTCGACATTTACTTCCATATGTATCTCCGACAGAGCAAAGTCTGTAACGCCTTGATAAGCTGAAAATAGCAATTGGCTATAATTGCGAAGCGATGGCCAACTGTTATTTTTACGTTTAATCAACTTGTTAGCTTACATGCCCATACCCGTCGTTCTAGTTGGGGTATTTCGTTGTCTGATTCGCGCGGCTAACTCAGCATTTAGTTTGTTTTTTAAAATCAGTGTATCTTCATATTCATGTGCAGACATAACTTTAGAAGCTTTTCCTAAAGAATTAATACCTACAACACACGTAACCCCGCCACCAGACGAACCTTCTTTAGATTTTTTATAACCAATAAAATCATGGTAATATGATAAGAAAGTTTCCTCATCAGTCCCTTCATTTAACAAATATTCAACTTTTACTTCACTAGTTCCGAAATAAAGCTGTCCCGTCAAATCTAACTTTTCCCCATTAAGTACACCATAAACTAAAAAATGATGTTGACTTCTATCTTGGAGCTCAACTTTGGCTTCGTCGTATTTACCTGGAGCAAACTTATCCACTTCACTCGATATACAGTCATGAGCCTTCTTAAATTCAATTAACACCCAACGGTCGTTGTTTTCGAGAATAGCATCACCACCTTTTTCTTGAACTCCACCAAGCGGTGCTATTGCCATTTCAATTTCTACGTGTTTTTGTACAAATACATATTCAACTGTTTTTTCCCACCAAAAATATTCCATTAACATCTCCATATATTTTGTAAGCTAACAGTGTATTACACGGAATTCTGTGTAACACGAATCCCATTCCAATTTAATTATCATCAACACTATCAAATTAATCATTATTTACAATCACTTAAATATAAAATAGCAGACCGCGACCAAATAAAAAAAGGGTGTAAACCAGAATCCGTATTTATACGGACCTATGTAAATAGAAATATGAAACATTAAGTTGTTATATTTCAATGCAATAATGTCACCCCTACATTTGAAACAGAGGCGATTTGGCATTATAAATCATGCATATTAAATGAAATGAGATTAACCCTATTATACCTGTATATAAAACTAGGCTTGCGATTAAGAAGTAGAACTTGTCCATAACAAAAAATATGGCAAATTAACGTAAGGATATCGAATAGGGACAACAGCTCTAACACGATTAGGGGCAGAAACGTGTTAGCTAGCAACGTCCTTCATAACATTCGCTATCCGTGACTGAACTGGCGTTTTAGTTAAGAATAAATAATGAACCTGCGTCACAACATAAATAGTCTATCATTTGAGTATACCGTAATGATTTAATGATAAATTAGATCACAGTCCTATCAAATGAGTTATTTTACGACTTAAGTGATAGCATTATCATTTGAATATAAAATTAGACTTAAACGATAGGAATTAATGAATGACAACATCGGCAGCTACAAAAAATAAGCAATCAAGTAAGCAAAAAATCAGTGTGTACGGCTATCTTAGGGCTTCTACTAAAGAACAAAATGCAGAGCGAGCAAAAGTAATATTAGAGGCTTTTGCTCGTCAGCAGGGGTTTACGATTAAGGCCTTTACCACCGAAAACCAATCAGGTACCAAACTGGAACGCCCTGAACTGATGCGCTTACTGAGAACAGCACAGAAAGGTGATTGCATCTTAGTTGAGCAAATAGATCGACTTACTCGTTTACATCCAGCT is part of the Moritella viscosa genome and encodes:
- a CDS encoding putative uncharacterized protein (No significant database matches), encoding MEVNVEGIVELDKLNMSNILLNSNDEFSYDARKNELIKEISDGVKLIEYNHDLQLVGYIQYDFLENGNCFILSLQVHPLHRGGAALKSLLKSLAKELNKEKPSALISYVHISNLVSVQLHKRLKFKIQKEYEQKLKFIIEGVNLQNLINKFYE